A portion of the Sabethes cyaneus chromosome 3, idSabCyanKW18_F2, whole genome shotgun sequence genome contains these proteins:
- the LOC128742008 gene encoding leucine-rich PPR motif-containing protein, mitochondrial, which translates to MNILRNVIVRARIPHRAFSVSSNYSRSLLQQSRHESNPRNVQPSLISLSSESHRFYGTRAKPAKQGKTTPAMVDEMRRGAAQHRRVQLERLNQILAKPEAITADAYDFLLSCCGRLLMEQPADVRMRLFRSIWFMAGGDAAGSQLGRWKVLLQVHRDNGVGLDGDDVDVGRFVGRVKMSKDEEFFELLLGAVAERGDTSAMVDVIEEARRHGFGASGKFVSLLIRGYFKAGDASAAQTVFDEITDKILKRDADIWGELLIGRIANERVEEATELIKEYEAILKETHILEAIKEALLVKQKDIVTLLMDLLPRHVLNATTIDPILRNICSELLCLKRFAAIKTLINLLPVPKFKPGDNYDIYGTSLIFEMIKTKAPFEEIVGFVEFLVKTNRNTRALHVACDCATRQWIESLPKFLNLLRQQEDLRPHYFWPLIVQNFDRQGESGVLDVLKMMHSLDTIPDEETLSVFVLPKLSISLKDIRLAFKQFEDRGVKSAALMSPLVTHLLYQSRFDDVSKIIKLYPTKVNTQTMVYPLVLQAQLGKQADHLRRLARVMRSLTDKAQSANHDLAGQVLMEIISNKNNKYDASFLKNFLEECERANLRISRMSANVLKNHLAKTKTGSAELERLLNSLVDEKLGLSSRELSESILVHPRDMNYEELECHLTELEEKRMNARGVLRRLLQLCIRENRLKRAVELKRKCDEAGVDLSSGMMASLLELNVKLKNVGEAGRTLEQIKQAFPGFTLDEHKIVDFAALLVESGFPEKARSVLKDRATSGTVRSGNANKNIWNLLNNTAQYAASKDPQSERNQSSEMLQFLVDLGYCGYENALLGPIIREHLLKNQTLKAVNEYQRIVAEHRRTPLQLEVFTSLVRLTNANDAEIPPEAAKALLADVIRLGSAIHGAVNTNNTLLVALADAGTEAQLRRILINPETRINQEYIMTQCEFLVNAGKLDVVLRLAKCCRGLVSMREADFLSLILKQYVRDNDCEAAVELFNRLQAEDDEMKITGDFAKKLIDLLEVNNYDVPDGIRIYAK; encoded by the exons ATGAACATTCTACGGAATGTTATAGTTCGGGCCCGCATCCCCCATAGGGCTTTTAGTGTTAGCAGCAACTATTCGCGAAGTTTGTTACAGCAAAGCCGGCATGAGAGTAATCCCCGCAATGTTCAGCCGTCGTTGATTTCACTGAGCAGTGAGAGTCACCGGTTTTACGGGACTCGGGCTAAACCAGCAAAGCAAG GGAAAACCACACCGGCGATGGTGGATGAAATGCGCAGAGGTGCTGCGCAGCACCGGCGGGTACAGCTGGAGCGACTGAATCAGATCCTAGCGAAACCGGAAGCCATCACGGCCGATGCGTACGACTTTCTGCTGAGCTGCTGCGGCCGGCTGCTGATGGAGCAACCGGCCGACGTGCGGATGCGCCTGTTccggtcgatttggtttatggCCGGCGGTGATGCAGCCGGCAGCCAGCTAGGCCGGTGGAAAGTGCTGCTGCAGGTGCACCGGGACAACGGGGTCGGGCTGGATGGCGACGATGTCGATGTCGGTCGGTTCGTCGGTAGGGTTAAGATGAGTAAGGATGAGGAGTTCTTCGAGCTGCTGCTGGGGGCGGTGGCCGAACGGGGGGATACTTCGGCGATGGTGGATGTGATAGAGGAAGCGCGCAGGCATGGTTTCGGTGCGAGTGGTAAGTTTGTTAGCCTTCTGATTCGTGGGTATTTTAAAGCTGGAGATGCGTCTGCTGCGCAGACGGTTTTCGACGAAATCACGGATAAGATCCTTAAACGGGATGCTGATATTTGGGGAGAACTACTGATTGGAAGGATAGCAAACGAACGGGTGGAGGAAGCCACTGAATTAATCAAGGAGTATGAAGCTATTTTGAAAGAAACTCACATTTTAGAAGCCATCAAAGAAGCGCTGTTGGTAAAGCAAAAAGATATTGTTACTCTATTAATGGATCTATTACCGAGGCATGTTCTAAATGCCACAACAATAGATCCTATTTTAAGAAACATTTGCTCTGAACTTCTGTGTCTTAAGCGGTTTGCCGCAATAAAAACGTTGATAAATTTGCTTCCCGTTCCGAAGTTCAAACCTGGTGATAATTACGACATCTACGGAACGTCACTAATCTTTGAAATGATTAAAACTAAGGCACCCTTCGAAGAGATTGTTGGCTTTGTGGAGTTTCTCGTTAAGACCAACCGGAATACGCGAGCTTTGCACGTGGCTTGTGACTGTGCTACCAGACAGTGGATAGAATCGCTGCCGAAGTTCTTGAATCTTCTACGGCAGCAGGAGGACTTGAGACCTCACTACTTTTGGCCGCTAATTGTTCAGAACTTTGACAGACAGGGCGAGTCTGGAGTGCTGGACGTTTTGAAAATGATGCACAGCTTGGATACGATACCGGACGAGGAAACACTTTCGGTGTTTGTTCTTCCGAAGCTGTCGATCTCGCTGAAGGACATCCGATTAGCCTTCAAACAGTTCGAAGATCGTGGCGTCAAGTCGGCTGCACTAATGTCTCCGCTGGTAACGCATCTGCTGTACCAGAGCCGGTTCGATGATGTTTCCAAAATAATTAAGCTCTACCCGACAAAGGTGAACACGCAAACTATGGTCTATCCGCTGGTTTTGCAAGCTCAGCTCGGCAAGCAAGCCGACCATCTTCGTCGTCTGGCAAGAGTGATGCGTTCCTTAACAGACAAAGCTCAAAGTGCGAACCACGACCTGGCGGGACAAGTTCTGATGGAGATAATcagcaacaaaaacaacaaatacGATGCcagttttttgaagaactttttaGAGGAATGTGAAAGAGCCAACCTACGGATAAGTCGAATGAGTGCCAACGTACTAAAAAACCATCTGGCTAAGACCAAAACGGGGAGCGCAGAATTGGAAAGGTTGCTGAATTCTTTAGTTGATGAAAAACTTGGACTTTCGTCTCGTGAACTGTCGGAATCGATTCTGGTTCATCCCAGAGACATGAACTACGAAGAGCTGGAGTGCCATCTAACAGAACTGGAAGAGAAGCGAATGAATGCGCGGGGAGTTCTGCGTCGTTTGCTGCAACTGTGTATTCGCGAGAACCGGCTCAAACGGGCGGTTGAACTTAAGCGCAAGTGCGACGAAGCGGGGGTTGATCTGAGCTCCGGCATGATGGCTTCTTTGCTCGAACTGAACGTTAAGTTGAAAAATGTCGGCGAAGCCGGCCGAACTTTGGAGCAAATAAAACAAGCTTTCCCTGGATTCACGCTGGAtgagcacaaaatcgtagattTTGCTGCACTTTTAGTTGAAAGTGGCTTCCCGGAAAAGGCACGAAGCGTGCTAAAAGATCGTGCAACGTCCGGTACGGTGCGTTCAGGAAACGCCAATAAAAACATCTGGAATCTACTGAACAACACCGCACAGTACGCTGCAAGTAAAGATCCACAGTCGGAACGCAACCAAAGCTCGGAAATGTTGCAATTCCTAGTCGATCTAGGTTACTGTGGCTACGAAAATGCCCTACTAGGTCCAATCATCCGAGAACACTTGCTTAAAAATCAAACTTTAAAAGCCGTAAACGAATACCAACGGATCGTCGCCGAACACCGGCGAACGCCCCTGCAGCTGGAGGTGTTCACCAGCCTGGTCCGACTGACGAACGCCAACGACGCGGAAATACCACCGGAAGCGGCCAAAGCGCTGCTCGCGGACGTGATCCGACTCGGTTCGGCCATCCACGGAGCGGTAAACACTAACAACACGCTGCTGGTGGCGTTGGCCGATGCCGGCACGGAAGCCCAACTGCGCCGAATACTGATCAATCCGGAGACGCGCATCAATCAGGAGTACATTATGACGCAGTGTGAGTTCCTGGTTAACGCCGGCAAGCTGGACGTCGTGCTGCGGCTGGCCAAGTGTTGCCGGGGGCTGGTCAGCATGCGTGAGGCGGACTTTTTGTCGCTTATCCTGAAGCAGTACGTGCGGGACAACGATTGCGAGGCGGCGGTTGAGCTGTTCAACCGGCTGCAAGCCGAGGATGACGAGATGAAGATAACCGGTGATTTTGCTAAGAAGCTGATTGACTTGCTTGAGGTTAACAACTACGATGTGCCCGACGGGATTCGAATATATGCCAAGTGA